A stretch of the Chlorobiota bacterium genome encodes the following:
- the ispE gene encoding 4-(cytidine 5'-diphospho)-2-C-methyl-D-erythritol kinase, translating to MIHKSPAKINLALEILNRRDDGYHNIISLFSTVNLFDELKIENLSTGLIRCIVNGNDKLSTEIDNLCISAAKLLRETANNNLLGAEILLKKNIPIGAGLGGGSSDAATTLIILNEIWKLNLSISDLKELAFKLGSDVPYFIEKGLVEVSSRGEVIKKIHIKLPYTVLLVNPGIHIPTVWAYNSLIINLKKENLNLENLLFEAVNDVSLFKKYFVNDFENVVFKEYPGIKKIKDQMYDNGSFFSLMSGSGSTVFGLFEDFEKANLAKQNFDNCFTYVCNFI from the coding sequence ATGATACATAAATCTCCTGCTAAAATAAACCTTGCACTTGAAATATTGAACCGTAGAGATGATGGTTATCATAATATTATTTCTTTATTTTCAACTGTAAATTTATTTGATGAGTTAAAAATAGAAAATCTATCAACTGGTTTAATTCGATGTATAGTAAATGGTAACGATAAATTATCTACTGAAATAGATAATTTATGTATTAGTGCTGCTAAATTGTTAAGAGAAACTGCAAACAACAATTTGCTTGGAGCTGAAATCTTATTGAAGAAAAATATTCCAATTGGTGCTGGTTTGGGTGGTGGAAGTAGTGATGCTGCAACTACATTGATTATATTGAACGAAATTTGGAAACTAAATTTAAGTATTTCAGATTTAAAAGAACTTGCATTTAAATTAGGAAGTGACGTACCATATTTTATAGAAAAAGGATTAGTGGAAGTTAGTTCAAGAGGTGAAGTTATTAAAAAAATACATATAAAATTACCTTATACTGTTTTGCTTGTTAACCCAGGAATTCATATACCAACAGTATGGGCTTACAATTCTTTAATTATAAATTTAAAAAAAGAAAATTTAAATCTAGAAAATTTATTGTTTGAAGCAGTCAATGATGTAAGTTTATTTAAAAAATATTTTGTGAATGATTTTGAAAATGTAGTGTTCAAAGAGTATCCTGGTATAAAAAAAATAAAAGATCAAATGTACGATAACGGATCTTTTTTTAGTTTAATGAGTGGAAGTGGTTCAACTGTTTTTGGGTTATTTGAAGATTTTGAAAAAGCTAATTTGGCTAAGCAAAATTTTGATAATTGTTTTACATATGTATGCAATTTTATTTAA
- the plsX gene encoding phosphate acyltransferase PlsX, with product MKIAVDAMGSDNAPIADITGSIKSIKDSKETDFDIILVGDKDKLNFELSKHNNYDKSRITIHHASDVITMKDEPALAVRSKRESSIVKGINLHKDSGADAFISAGNTGAVMAASTLILGRINGVSRPTIAALFPSTQGFTVVADVGANVDTKPQNLYEFAVMTSIYAEQILGYINPTIALLSVGEEESKGDERTQEAYKLIKQSKLNFVGNVEGRDILGNKARVIICDGFSGNVVLKLTESIPKLLKTKLVEFSKKSLFNKIITGLSKGTLKKVLEELDYQEYGGVPLLGVNGVTIIGHGSSNEKAMKNMILKAREMVIKQVNMRIAEELSN from the coding sequence ATCAAAATAGCTGTTGATGCAATGGGCTCTGATAATGCTCCAATTGCAGATATTACTGGGTCAATCAAATCTATTAAAGATTCTAAGGAAACTGATTTTGATATTATTTTAGTTGGTGATAAAGATAAGTTGAATTTTGAGTTATCAAAACATAATAATTATGATAAATCAAGAATTACAATTCATCATGCATCTGATGTAATTACAATGAAAGATGAACCCGCTTTAGCTGTAAGATCAAAAAGAGAAAGTTCTATTGTAAAAGGGATCAATTTACATAAAGATTCAGGAGCTGATGCTTTTATTTCAGCAGGAAATACTGGTGCAGTAATGGCAGCATCAACTTTAATTCTTGGAAGAATCAATGGTGTATCAAGACCAACAATAGCAGCTTTATTTCCTTCAACACAAGGTTTTACTGTAGTTGCTGATGTTGGTGCAAACGTTGATACAAAGCCACAAAATCTTTATGAATTTGCTGTTATGACAAGCATTTATGCTGAACAAATTTTAGGATATATAAACCCAACTATTGCTCTTTTAAGCGTTGGTGAAGAAGAAAGTAAAGGAGATGAAAGAACCCAAGAAGCTTACAAACTTATAAAACAAAGCAAACTTAATTTTGTTGGAAATGTTGAAGGAAGAGATATTCTTGGTAACAAAGCTAGGGTAATTATTTGTGATGGATTTTCTGGCAATGTAGTTCTCAAATTAACCGAAAGTATACCTAAACTATTGAAAACAAAACTCGTAGAATTTTCTAAAAAGAGCTTGTTTAATAAAATAATTACAGGACTTTCAAAGGGTACTTTAAAAAAAGTATTAGAAGAATTAGATTATCAAGAATATGGAGGTGTTCCATTATTAGGTGTTAATGGAGTTACTATTATTGGGCACGGATCTTCTAATGAAAAAGCAATGAAGAACATGATTTTGAAAGCAAGAGAGATGGTAATAAAGCAAGTAAATATGCGGATTGCAGAGGAATTATCAAATTAG